The Paenibacillus macerans genome includes a window with the following:
- a CDS encoding sensor domain-containing protein, with protein sequence MKAVEATTMARAGKVNWVLFNPKTYATILYLLLSLPLGIIYLTLAITGLALSIGLTPIFIGIPLFFGVAKLLNGIVNFEQGLIRHILGLPVPPVSVPNQLQPEVGQNWLKRMVKGFDGGQFIRNLMLVLLRFITGIVFFVVMVTAIALGLGFIALPVVHIILMNEMQLDILENNLFRYFHVDWTYSQQYLLYVGVGLVLFWIALRVVNGLMQIQRRIMYVDESYQPPSMPVEAQFHAPVQSDYDGYQGNQPAQEKMWLA encoded by the coding sequence TTGAAGGCAGTAGAAGCGACGACAATGGCGCGGGCGGGTAAGGTGAATTGGGTGCTTTTTAATCCTAAAACCTATGCAACGATCCTCTATTTATTGCTCTCGCTCCCGTTAGGGATAATCTATTTGACACTAGCGATCACGGGGCTTGCCTTATCCATTGGTTTGACTCCGATATTTATCGGGATACCGCTGTTTTTTGGAGTGGCTAAGCTGTTAAATGGGATTGTAAATTTTGAACAAGGCCTAATTCGACATATTTTAGGTTTACCGGTCCCTCCTGTTTCGGTTCCAAACCAACTACAGCCTGAAGTTGGGCAGAATTGGTTGAAGCGAATGGTGAAGGGGTTTGACGGTGGACAATTCATTAGAAATCTGATGCTCGTATTACTTAGATTTATAACAGGCATTGTTTTCTTCGTTGTGATGGTGACGGCAATTGCACTAGGACTCGGATTTATTGCGCTTCCCGTTGTGCATATCATTTTGATGAATGAGATGCAGCTGGATATTCTAGAGAATAACTTGTTCCGTTATTTTCATGTCGATTGGACTTATAGTCAGCAATATCTGCTATACGTAGGCGTTGGTCTTGTACTATTTTGGATCGCGCTTCGCGTTGTGAATGGGCTCATGCAAATTCAGCGTAGAATCATGTATGTGGACGAGTCCTATCAGCCGCCGTCAATGCCAGTTGAAGCACAATTCCATGCACCCGTTCAGTCCGATTATGATGGGTACCAAGGAAATCAGCCGGCGCAAGAGAAGATGTGGCTCGCATAA
- a CDS encoding SEC-C metal-binding domain-containing protein — protein sequence MFHPEQVKSYILHPEHIVSNTALRYFEDSFLYENDTALMPLLLEKLKQSKQAKIHLFRGYKFPQTEETIRELLALCQSPAYDNNTKFHLKNMLYHSDPQLLDPFVEFIEKDPVWKKRVQQKRNLSIMDDQELVSAFQLFIEQSADKYINELDTTYGDEIVNELSRRKCIDPDTVLQKLDAYNPDDLSYETSFFAQLAGAMKLEAAIPLLCGLLGAKDEWLPEKAIEALVHIGTTSVVTTLADRYFAANGEYFRLYASDVFGRIKLPASEEALLTLLPEEQNLTFATRLADGLCELGSSKGLPLVQAMVEEGYDRGLMSLTESIYGYCVISNTPHPSLPQWKKELDMEEARQARRQQELERMFAIPGLQGGLNTPYTNPNKVGRNDPCPCGSGKKYKKCCGA from the coding sequence ATGTTCCATCCTGAACAAGTAAAGAGTTATATCCTGCATCCGGAGCATATTGTAAGCAATACCGCTCTTCGATATTTTGAAGACAGCTTTTTATATGAAAATGATACTGCTTTAATGCCGCTTTTGTTAGAAAAACTGAAGCAATCTAAGCAGGCCAAAATTCATTTGTTCCGAGGATATAAGTTCCCGCAAACCGAAGAGACGATCCGCGAGTTGCTGGCTTTGTGTCAGTCACCGGCATACGATAATAATACGAAATTCCACTTGAAGAATATGTTGTATCATAGCGATCCCCAGTTGTTGGACCCCTTTGTGGAGTTCATCGAGAAAGATCCGGTTTGGAAAAAACGGGTGCAGCAAAAGCGCAATCTTTCGATTATGGACGATCAGGAACTAGTAAGTGCCTTCCAATTGTTTATTGAGCAATCCGCCGATAAATATATAAATGAGCTCGATACAACGTATGGTGACGAAATCGTGAATGAGCTGTCTCGCCGAAAGTGTATCGACCCCGATACCGTACTGCAGAAGCTGGATGCTTATAATCCGGATGACTTAAGTTATGAAACCTCCTTTTTTGCTCAGCTGGCAGGTGCAATGAAGCTGGAAGCGGCCATTCCTTTGCTGTGCGGCTTATTGGGAGCGAAGGATGAATGGCTTCCGGAAAAGGCCATAGAGGCGCTTGTACATATCGGTACAACCTCGGTTGTGACGACGCTGGCCGACCGGTATTTTGCTGCTAACGGGGAATATTTCCGGTTGTATGCTTCCGATGTGTTCGGTAGAATCAAGCTGCCCGCCTCGGAAGAGGCATTGTTAACGCTGCTGCCGGAAGAACAGAATCTTACCTTTGCGACCAGGTTGGCGGATGGTCTATGCGAGCTAGGATCAAGCAAGGGCCTTCCGTTGGTCCAGGCGATGGTGGAAGAAGGTTACGACCGGGGACTAATGAGCCTTACGGAGTCGATTTATGGTTACTGCGTAATCTCAAACACGCCGCATCCTTCATTACCGCAATGGAAGAAGGAGCTTGATATGGAAGAAGCGCGGCAGGCCAGGCGTCAGCAGGAACTGGAGCGAATGTTCGCCATCCCCGGACTCCAAGGTGGTCTGAACACACCTTATACTAACCCGAATAAAGTAGGACGCAACGATCCTTGTCCTTGCGGAAGCGGGAAGAAATACAAGAAATGCTGCGGCGCGTAG